One Luteolibacter flavescens genomic region harbors:
- a CDS encoding VWA domain-containing protein, with protein sequence MTFGSPEWFLLIPAFLFIGWFWKSLRLWSPLRLVLVLLAAFGLSDPKMNVQEDALDLFVLLDRSDSTENLVDKNLTEWKQLIENAKPSHRDEVHYFNYGAEIADASKDDVTFTGSRKLTRTGLALSHITALTEKNRPSRVLLFTDGFATEPLHEAAAQLQTQGIPVDFRLIREETLDDFRMSRLDIPERVQAGEPFLIAATVRGSSDTDVNLIIRRGDQTLTETKVKLVNGVGRAEFTDRIPRAGAYHYEAEVVVGSDSPFKDAHPGNNKISRWIEIAGGPRVLLATKYTDDPVAKVLSSLNFTVDVVTDPSDLRPGRLTGARAVIFNNIPAFEVPGDFMDALDFFVREQAGGFLMAGGKQSFGSGGYFQSSLDALLPVSMELKTEHRKLAVALAIVLDRSGSMSVGVAGGMVKMDLANNGAADAIGLLGPMDQVSVIAVDSAPEIVIPLTEVKNNQAKLQQTARSVKSMGGGIYVYEGLKAAWDELKDTTVGTRHVILFSDANDTEEPGDYKRLLAEMKKEGCTVSVIGMGTKADSDAKLLEEIAKLGDGRIFFADQPMDIPKIFAQETVTIARSAFIEDPVAAQPTGRWAEISPKLLEWLPEVDGYNLSYAREDATTSLVSRDEYVAPLVAHARRGLGRSAAVSFPLGGEFSQRIRDWQGYGDFVQTMTRWLMGMDLPPGIGLKHRLDGTRLTLDLLYDPEQWAQKLSAMPPKLRLLESGPGSAPYDVPWKRIAPGHFSVTKDLDEGAIVRGAIQVGEHALPFGPVTVGSSVEWSLEPERLAELRTVAAQTGGRELLNLEDAWLRPPNRQDVSLRMWIALSMLLLLVTEALLTRTGWKMPLPAMPNFAPREKVAKPKKVKEAKPAPVFAKEEEKPAITAAAPPEDSSERRSRYQRAKDRK encoded by the coding sequence ATGACCTTCGGTTCTCCAGAGTGGTTCCTTTTGATTCCGGCCTTCCTGTTCATCGGGTGGTTCTGGAAGTCCCTGCGCCTGTGGTCGCCGCTGCGGCTCGTGCTCGTCCTGCTCGCGGCCTTCGGGCTCTCCGATCCGAAGATGAACGTGCAGGAGGATGCGCTGGATCTCTTCGTTCTGCTAGACCGCTCGGACTCCACCGAGAACCTGGTGGACAAGAATCTCACCGAGTGGAAGCAGCTAATCGAAAACGCAAAGCCCAGCCACCGCGACGAGGTCCACTACTTCAATTACGGCGCCGAGATCGCGGACGCCAGCAAGGACGACGTGACCTTCACTGGCTCCCGCAAGCTGACCCGCACCGGACTGGCGCTGTCACACATCACCGCGCTGACGGAAAAGAACCGTCCCTCGCGCGTGCTGCTTTTCACCGACGGCTTCGCCACCGAACCGCTGCACGAAGCCGCGGCGCAGCTCCAGACGCAGGGCATCCCCGTCGATTTCCGCCTGATCCGCGAGGAGACGCTCGATGACTTCCGCATGTCGCGTCTGGACATCCCGGAGCGAGTGCAGGCGGGTGAGCCCTTCCTGATCGCGGCCACCGTCCGCGGCTCGTCCGACACGGACGTCAACCTGATCATCCGCCGCGGCGACCAGACGCTGACGGAGACCAAGGTGAAGCTCGTCAATGGCGTGGGACGCGCCGAATTCACGGACCGCATCCCGCGCGCCGGGGCCTATCACTACGAGGCCGAGGTGGTGGTTGGCAGCGACTCCCCCTTCAAGGACGCGCATCCCGGGAACAACAAGATCTCGCGCTGGATCGAGATTGCCGGCGGTCCGCGTGTGCTGCTCGCAACGAAATACACGGATGACCCGGTGGCAAAGGTCCTCTCGTCGCTCAACTTCACCGTCGATGTCGTGACGGATCCCTCCGACTTGCGTCCCGGCCGCCTGACCGGGGCGCGTGCGGTGATATTCAACAATATCCCCGCCTTCGAGGTGCCGGGGGATTTCATGGACGCACTCGACTTCTTCGTGCGCGAGCAGGCGGGCGGGTTCCTGATGGCTGGCGGCAAGCAGTCCTTTGGCTCTGGTGGCTATTTCCAATCATCCCTCGATGCTCTCCTGCCCGTGTCGATGGAGTTGAAAACGGAGCACCGCAAGTTGGCCGTGGCGCTCGCGATCGTGCTCGACCGCTCCGGCTCGATGTCCGTCGGTGTCGCCGGCGGCATGGTGAAGATGGACCTCGCCAACAACGGTGCAGCCGACGCCATCGGCCTGCTCGGTCCCATGGATCAGGTCAGCGTCATCGCCGTGGACAGCGCACCGGAGATCGTCATCCCGCTCACGGAGGTGAAGAACAACCAGGCCAAGCTGCAACAAACCGCACGCAGCGTGAAGTCGATGGGCGGTGGCATCTACGTCTATGAGGGCCTGAAAGCCGCATGGGACGAGCTGAAGGACACCACCGTGGGCACCCGCCACGTGATCCTCTTTTCCGACGCGAACGACACGGAAGAGCCCGGCGATTACAAGCGGCTGCTGGCCGAAATGAAGAAGGAAGGCTGCACCGTCTCCGTCATCGGCATGGGCACGAAGGCGGACTCGGATGCGAAGCTGCTGGAAGAAATCGCCAAGCTCGGCGATGGCCGGATCTTCTTCGCCGACCAGCCGATGGACATCCCGAAGATCTTCGCGCAGGAGACCGTGACCATCGCCCGCTCCGCATTCATCGAGGATCCGGTGGCCGCACAACCGACCGGGCGGTGGGCGGAAATCTCGCCGAAGTTGCTCGAGTGGCTGCCGGAAGTGGATGGCTACAATCTTTCCTACGCCCGCGAGGACGCCACCACGTCGTTGGTCAGCCGGGACGAATATGTGGCACCGCTCGTCGCGCACGCGCGCCGCGGGCTGGGCCGCAGCGCTGCCGTGTCATTCCCGCTCGGCGGCGAGTTTTCACAGCGCATCCGGGACTGGCAGGGCTATGGCGACTTCGTCCAGACGATGACCCGCTGGCTGATGGGCATGGACCTGCCGCCGGGCATCGGCCTGAAGCACCGCCTGGACGGCACGCGCCTGACGCTGGATCTCCTCTACGATCCCGAGCAGTGGGCACAGAAGCTCTCCGCCATGCCGCCAAAGCTGCGCCTGCTGGAAAGCGGACCCGGCTCGGCTCCTTATGATGTCCCGTGGAAGCGCATCGCACCGGGACACTTCTCCGTGACGAAGGACCTCGATGAAGGCGCGATCGTCCGCGGCGCGATTCAGGTCGGTGAGCATGCGCTCCCTTTCGGTCCGGTCACCGTCGGTTCTTCTGTCGAGTGGTCGCTGGAGCCGGAGCGCTTGGCCGAGCTTCGCACGGTGGCCGCACAGACCGGCGGACGTGAATTGCTCAATCTCGAGGATGCGTGGCTGCGTCCGCCGAATCGCCAGGACGTCTCCCTGCGCATGTGGATCGCCCTCTCCATGCTGCTCTTGCTGGTGACCGAGGCTCTCCTCACCCGCACCGGATGGAAAATGCCGCTGCCTGCCATGCCGAACTTCGCGCCGCGGGAAAAGGTCGCCAAGCCGAAGAAGGTGAAGGAAGCCAAGCCCGCACCCGTTTTCGCGAAAGAGGAAGAAAAGCCCGCCATCACCGCTGCCGCCCCGCCGGAAGACAGCTCCGAACGCCGCTCCCGCTACCAGCGGGCAAAGGATCGCAAGTAG
- a CDS encoding BatA domain-containing protein — protein sequence MLTLSNPAGLWALLGIPAVLAIHFLQRQAVIIPISTLFLLEKTQRESASGRRFDRLMNSVPLWMQLLGVLLLTWLLAEPRYQKARSTQRVAIVLDSSASMAVTRDKLKEKLVASLPDLQGPATALELTVLESTPGKPKLYSGDNPEDFAKALDAWQPRSGLTDPSQALRLARSLVAREGIVVYVTDTPVEQPPFDARLLSLGEPIDNVGFTGVGIAEKEGAKVFQALVRNYSASRATRTWQVELPDGTRTEPRSIDLEPNAIVTLQAAFPAQAERMKLLLSPDTFTLDDVLPIVVPQPKKLAIFAATGGAYEDLSKKLLRSLEATESVNDTATADLTILSYDPLDPVLPGGHAIVFVKDETQGGAYLKGGIVAEKHPLIDALNWQSLLVRETIQLQRRESDDVLLWQGERPLIFLRETDATADTPASRQLCFNFDLRLSNASTQPAFIVMLHRFAEELREAKIAPTTELLESGQPLTLAANTGAEVAGLTVETRNLEGKEVKTDTLPASAQVRLEAPLEAGFLSVHQGETALLTASVHFADTREADFSECKPADTIDQGSAVAVERHTDEDHWWRAWFLLLLAALLVSWHFTREREAARKRAEPQPA from the coding sequence TTGCTCACTCTCTCCAACCCTGCCGGCCTCTGGGCGCTCCTCGGGATTCCCGCGGTGCTGGCGATCCATTTCCTCCAGCGCCAGGCGGTCATCATCCCGATCTCCACGCTCTTCCTGTTAGAGAAGACCCAGCGTGAATCCGCAAGCGGTCGCCGCTTCGACCGGCTGATGAATTCCGTGCCGCTGTGGATGCAGCTCCTCGGCGTGCTGCTGCTCACCTGGCTGCTCGCGGAGCCCCGTTACCAGAAGGCACGGAGCACGCAGCGCGTGGCGATCGTCCTCGACTCGTCGGCATCCATGGCAGTCACCAGGGACAAGCTGAAGGAAAAGCTCGTCGCTTCCCTGCCCGATCTCCAAGGCCCCGCGACCGCTCTGGAACTCACCGTGCTGGAGAGCACGCCCGGCAAGCCGAAGCTCTACTCCGGGGACAATCCGGAGGACTTCGCGAAAGCGCTCGATGCATGGCAGCCCCGCTCCGGCCTGACCGATCCCTCGCAAGCGCTGCGGCTCGCACGCTCTCTCGTCGCACGCGAGGGCATCGTCGTTTACGTGACCGATACCCCGGTGGAGCAGCCGCCCTTCGACGCGCGTCTCCTTTCGCTCGGCGAACCCATCGACAATGTCGGCTTCACCGGTGTCGGCATCGCGGAGAAGGAAGGCGCGAAGGTCTTCCAAGCACTCGTGCGGAACTACTCTGCGTCCCGTGCCACGCGCACCTGGCAGGTCGAATTGCCGGACGGCACCCGCACCGAACCACGCAGCATCGACCTGGAGCCGAATGCCATCGTGACCCTGCAGGCTGCCTTCCCCGCACAGGCGGAGCGGATGAAGCTGCTGCTTTCGCCCGACACCTTCACGTTGGATGACGTGCTACCGATCGTGGTCCCGCAGCCGAAGAAGCTCGCGATCTTCGCCGCCACCGGCGGTGCCTACGAGGATCTGTCGAAGAAGCTCCTGCGCTCGCTGGAAGCCACCGAGTCCGTCAATGACACAGCGACTGCGGACCTGACGATCCTGTCCTACGATCCGCTCGACCCGGTGCTTCCGGGTGGCCATGCCATCGTCTTCGTGAAGGACGAGACCCAAGGCGGGGCCTATCTCAAGGGCGGCATCGTGGCGGAAAAGCACCCGCTCATTGACGCGCTCAACTGGCAGTCCCTGCTCGTCCGCGAGACCATCCAACTCCAGCGCCGCGAGAGCGACGACGTGCTGCTGTGGCAGGGCGAGCGCCCGCTGATCTTCCTGCGCGAGACCGATGCCACCGCGGACACGCCCGCATCACGTCAGCTCTGCTTCAATTTCGACCTGCGGCTTTCGAATGCCTCCACGCAGCCCGCCTTCATCGTGATGCTGCATCGCTTCGCGGAAGAATTGCGGGAGGCGAAGATCGCGCCGACCACCGAGCTGCTGGAAAGCGGCCAGCCCCTGACCCTCGCGGCGAATACCGGTGCCGAGGTGGCCGGGCTGACCGTGGAAACCCGGAACCTGGAGGGCAAGGAGGTGAAGACCGACACTCTCCCCGCGTCCGCACAGGTCAGGCTGGAGGCACCGCTGGAGGCCGGCTTCCTCAGCGTCCATCAGGGCGAGACCGCCCTGCTCACGGCCAGCGTTCATTTCGCGGACACGCGCGAGGCGGACTTCAGCGAATGCAAGCCAGCAGACACGATTGATCAGGGCAGTGCGGTCGCCGTGGAGCGCCACACCGATGAAGACCACTGGTGGCGCGCGTGGTTCCTCTTGCTGCTCGCCGCGCTGCTCGTTTCGTGGCATTTCACCCGGGAGCGCGAAGCCGCCAGGAAGCGCGCCGAACCCCAACCTGCCTGA
- a CDS encoding DUF58 domain-containing protein, which produces MTTEELTRCHARALAAAGRLRLPLRSRVWKGQAGEFQGAGVGSSLDFQDHRTYVPGDDPRHINWQAYARTGQYTMKLYREEVRPVVDVLLDASESMFFDPQKAERVAELFCFVVESARRSGASTAVFLVRGDAMRPVAPESIATHRWLDEARAMKSSDASLPPDLSRIPFHGNAIRVLVSDLLFPGDPEHAVRMLAARQGSPIFLVPFLQSEAAPDWAGNYEFVDAERKSRHPHRIEPSVLKRYKESYTNHFTMWKTACRRHQCRMARIACEPDLQTALFAEALPSGALETAM; this is translated from the coding sequence ATGACGACCGAGGAACTCACCCGCTGTCATGCCCGCGCGCTCGCCGCGGCAGGACGACTGCGGCTGCCGTTGCGTTCGCGCGTCTGGAAGGGCCAGGCCGGGGAATTCCAGGGCGCGGGCGTGGGCTCGTCGCTCGATTTCCAAGACCACCGCACCTACGTGCCGGGCGATGATCCGCGCCACATCAACTGGCAGGCCTACGCGCGGACCGGCCAATACACGATGAAGCTCTACCGCGAGGAAGTGCGCCCCGTGGTGGATGTCCTGCTGGATGCCTCGGAGTCGATGTTCTTCGACCCTCAGAAGGCGGAGCGCGTCGCGGAGCTATTCTGCTTCGTCGTCGAGTCCGCCCGCCGCTCCGGTGCGAGTACCGCGGTTTTTCTCGTTCGTGGAGATGCCATGCGACCGGTCGCACCGGAGAGCATCGCCACGCATCGCTGGCTGGACGAGGCCCGGGCAATGAAGTCCTCCGATGCCTCCCTCCCGCCAGACCTCTCTCGCATCCCTTTCCATGGCAATGCCATCCGCGTGCTGGTGTCCGACCTGCTTTTCCCCGGCGATCCCGAGCACGCGGTGCGAATGCTGGCCGCCCGCCAAGGCAGCCCGATCTTCCTCGTTCCCTTCCTGCAGAGCGAGGCCGCGCCGGATTGGGCGGGCAACTACGAGTTCGTCGATGCCGAGCGGAAATCACGCCACCCGCACCGCATCGAGCCCTCCGTGCTGAAACGTTACAAGGAGAGCTACACGAACCACTTCACCATGTGGAAAACCGCCTGCCGCCGCCACCAATGCCGCATGGCGCGCATTGCCTGCGAACCGGACCTCCAGACCGCCCTCTTCGCCGAGGCACTGCCGAGCGGTGCGCTGGAAACGGCAATGTGA
- a CDS encoding ABC transporter ATP-binding protein → MSDTAPAISVNNLYRYFGQLKAVNGISFEIPHGSVCGFVGANGAGKTTTMRILASLDYPTMGTAEICGINVVHHPDEVRKLIGWMPDHFGNYEHMTVVEYLDFYARAFGYKDKERKTRVQEVMEFTDLVPLADRFSNKLSKGMTQRLCLGRALLHDPQVLIMDEPAAGLDPKARVELKHLIRVLAQEGKTIFISSHILSELGEMCDSLLFVNGGRIVHHGDSESLKHGTDSKGGMLYDVQVIGDPQAVSDWCVVNPHVEFLESRKAGGRIRIESGEAERAAEILARMIKDGLKVTEFHKEQRNLEDAFIDMLGRIDRGEGALPSAPKSEIPAFTPPEPSNN, encoded by the coding sequence ATGTCCGACACCGCCCCTGCGATCAGCGTCAACAACCTCTACCGTTACTTCGGGCAACTGAAGGCGGTGAATGGCATTTCCTTCGAAATTCCCCATGGCTCCGTCTGCGGATTCGTCGGGGCGAATGGCGCCGGCAAGACGACAACCATGCGCATCCTCGCTTCTCTCGACTACCCGACTATGGGGACCGCCGAGATCTGCGGGATCAATGTGGTCCACCATCCGGACGAAGTCCGGAAGTTGATCGGCTGGATGCCGGATCATTTCGGCAACTACGAGCACATGACCGTGGTCGAGTACCTCGACTTCTACGCACGCGCCTTCGGCTACAAGGACAAGGAGCGCAAGACGCGGGTGCAAGAGGTGATGGAATTCACGGACCTGGTGCCGCTCGCCGACCGCTTCTCTAACAAGCTCTCGAAGGGCATGACCCAGCGCCTCTGCCTCGGTCGCGCACTGCTGCACGATCCTCAGGTGCTCATCATGGACGAGCCTGCCGCGGGTCTCGACCCCAAGGCCCGCGTCGAATTGAAGCACCTCATCCGGGTGCTCGCACAGGAGGGCAAGACCATCTTCATCTCCTCCCACATCCTCTCGGAGCTGGGCGAGATGTGCGACTCGCTGCTCTTCGTGAATGGCGGCCGCATCGTTCACCACGGCGACTCCGAGTCGCTGAAACACGGCACGGACTCGAAGGGCGGCATGCTCTACGACGTGCAGGTCATCGGCGACCCGCAGGCGGTCTCCGACTGGTGCGTGGTGAATCCCCATGTGGAGTTCCTTGAGAGCCGCAAGGCCGGCGGACGAATCCGCATCGAGTCCGGCGAGGCCGAGCGCGCGGCAGAGATCCTCGCCCGCATGATCAAGGACGGCCTGAAGGTGACGGAATTCCACAAGGAACAGCGCAATCTGGAGGACGCCTTCATCGACATGCTCGGCCGCATCGACCGCGGCGAGGGAGCGCTGCCGTCCGCGCCGAAGTCCGAGATCCCCGCCTTCACGCCTCCCGAACCATCGAACAACTGA
- a CDS encoding AAA family ATPase, with the protein MEYASETEVTNAGKHVRSLSAALNQVLYGQEELIDLVLTGVLARGHILLEGLPGLGKTELVKGLSKTLRLGTKRVQFTPDLLPGDITGNPVLQETDGRRAFVFQPGPLFTNIVLADEINRASPKTQSALLEAMQERRVTVLGETHDLPRPFFVLATQNPIELEGTYPLPEAQLDRFLFKLEVTRNNVSTLERIVTQRELGTEPVVEAIMDASTLDEVLNLVRRIYLPDVVANYIARLVDGTHPGQSSAARGIRYGASPRAALSLASAAKARALMNERPHASFEDVRFVAPAVLRHRIVLEYNARVEGLTNNDIVRALIEEIPFQGGATPKTLKTA; encoded by the coding sequence ATGGAATACGCCTCCGAAACCGAAGTGACCAATGCCGGAAAGCACGTGCGCTCGCTCTCTGCGGCGCTGAACCAGGTGCTCTACGGTCAGGAGGAACTCATCGATCTGGTGCTCACCGGCGTGCTGGCGCGAGGCCACATCCTGCTGGAAGGCCTGCCGGGTCTCGGAAAGACGGAGCTGGTGAAGGGCCTTTCGAAGACCCTGCGCCTCGGCACGAAGCGCGTGCAGTTCACGCCGGACCTGCTGCCGGGCGACATCACGGGCAACCCGGTGCTGCAGGAGACGGACGGACGCCGTGCCTTCGTCTTCCAGCCGGGACCGCTCTTCACGAACATCGTGCTCGCGGACGAAATCAACCGCGCGTCGCCGAAGACGCAGTCCGCTCTGCTCGAGGCGATGCAGGAGCGCCGCGTGACCGTGCTCGGTGAGACGCACGATCTCCCCCGCCCTTTCTTCGTCCTCGCCACGCAGAACCCGATCGAGCTGGAAGGCACCTACCCGCTGCCGGAGGCTCAGCTCGACCGCTTCCTTTTCAAGCTCGAGGTCACCCGGAACAACGTCAGCACGCTGGAGCGGATCGTGACGCAGCGCGAACTCGGCACCGAGCCGGTGGTCGAGGCGATCATGGATGCCTCAACGCTGGATGAGGTGCTAAACCTTGTCCGCCGCATTTACCTGCCGGACGTGGTGGCAAACTACATCGCCCGGCTCGTGGATGGCACGCATCCGGGACAGAGCTCTGCCGCGCGAGGCATCCGCTACGGTGCCAGCCCGCGTGCGGCGCTCTCTCTGGCATCCGCGGCGAAGGCCCGCGCGCTGATGAACGAGCGGCCTCACGCTTCCTTCGAGGATGTCCGCTTTGTCGCTCCCGCCGTCCTCCGCCACCGCATCGTGCTGGAGTACAATGCCCGCGTGGAAGGCCTGACGAACAACGACATCGTCCGCGCGCTGATCGAGGAAATCCCCTTCCAAGGCGGTGCCACGCCGAAGACGCTCAAGACCGCGTGA
- a CDS encoding NAD(P)/FAD-dependent oxidoreductase, protein MNATPSATDYDVVIFGGAFSGSALALLLKRARPETRVLIVEKSEAFDRKVGESTSEVAGCFITRVLGLTHYLSCEHFQKHGLRMWFTTPENDCPNSCSEIGPNSQARFPTYQLDRSKLDEHMLEQAQKEGCELLRPASIKSFELAGAGKNSVVVKHNGETRTITAGWVADCSGKAALVARQRGLWRKLEDHPVHSMWVRFSNVLTLDSHEARTKAECLKGGPSVGRASATNHLMGHGWWSWIIPLSNGDFSAGVTWDERIFTPPSAGPIGDRVKQHLVAHPIGKLMFADAVPAENDSRIYKHLPYYSTEVCGDGWVLAGDAAGFMDPLYSQGLDYCAHATYCAHKIILKGLRGECVKMALATHNEIYPQSYQRWYHGLYRNKYQYLGDADLMHAAFLMDIAAYFIGPVRAVYADADREYSTMPYNGTGGAIFARLMRFYNRRLETIARKRLMAGTYGKNNLKHRHLIRMPFEPNMKAVRHLLGGMKLWMKMEAETMFIRPVAALPDPMEKVTSPRVAEAS, encoded by the coding sequence ATGAATGCTACCCCCTCCGCGACCGACTACGACGTTGTGATCTTTGGCGGAGCATTCTCCGGATCGGCGCTGGCGCTCCTGCTGAAGCGAGCCCGCCCGGAAACGCGGGTGCTGATCGTGGAGAAATCCGAGGCCTTTGACCGGAAGGTCGGCGAGTCGACCTCGGAAGTCGCCGGATGCTTCATCACGCGGGTGCTGGGGCTGACGCATTACCTCTCCTGCGAGCACTTCCAGAAGCACGGGCTGCGCATGTGGTTCACCACGCCGGAGAACGACTGCCCGAATTCCTGCTCCGAGATCGGGCCGAATTCGCAGGCGCGCTTTCCCACCTACCAGCTCGACCGCTCGAAGCTGGACGAGCACATGCTGGAGCAGGCGCAGAAGGAGGGCTGTGAACTCCTGCGGCCCGCTTCGATCAAATCCTTCGAGCTGGCTGGAGCCGGCAAGAATTCCGTGGTGGTGAAACACAACGGCGAGACCCGGACCATCACCGCCGGATGGGTGGCCGACTGCTCGGGCAAGGCAGCGCTGGTCGCCCGCCAGCGCGGGCTGTGGCGGAAGCTGGAGGATCACCCGGTCCACTCGATGTGGGTGCGTTTTTCCAATGTGCTCACTCTGGATTCCCATGAGGCCCGGACCAAGGCCGAGTGCCTGAAAGGCGGCCCGTCCGTGGGTCGTGCCAGCGCGACGAATCACCTGATGGGCCATGGCTGGTGGTCGTGGATCATCCCGCTTTCGAATGGCGACTTCTCCGCGGGCGTGACGTGGGACGAACGGATTTTCACCCCGCCATCCGCGGGTCCCATCGGTGATCGAGTAAAGCAGCACCTGGTGGCGCACCCGATCGGCAAGCTGATGTTTGCCGATGCAGTCCCGGCGGAGAATGACTCCCGGATCTACAAGCACCTCCCCTACTACTCGACCGAGGTGTGCGGGGACGGTTGGGTGCTCGCAGGGGATGCGGCGGGTTTCATGGATCCTCTATATTCGCAGGGTCTCGACTACTGCGCGCACGCAACCTACTGTGCCCACAAGATCATCCTGAAGGGCCTGCGCGGTGAGTGCGTGAAGATGGCGCTGGCCACCCACAACGAGATCTACCCGCAGTCCTACCAGCGCTGGTACCACGGCCTCTACCGGAACAAATACCAGTATCTCGGCGATGCGGACCTGATGCACGCCGCCTTCCTCATGGACATCGCGGCCTACTTCATCGGCCCGGTCCGTGCGGTCTATGCCGATGCCGACCGCGAATACTCCACGATGCCCTACAACGGCACCGGCGGGGCGATTTTCGCGAGGCTGATGCGATTCTACAACAGGCGCCTGGAGACGATCGCCCGCAAGCGCCTGATGGCCGGGACCTACGGAAAGAACAACCTGAAGCACCGTCATCTGATCCGCATGCCCTTCGAGCCGAACATGAAGGCCGTGAGGCACCTGCTGGGCGGCATGAAGTTGTGGATGAAGATGGAGGCGGAGACAATGTTCATCCGGCCGGTGGCGGCCCTGCCCGATCCGATGGAAAAGGTCACATCGCCAAGGGTGGCCGAGGCGTCCTGA
- a CDS encoding HNH endonuclease produces MTFPDIHRSTVLVLNRFWQAIDTVTPVEAFGHLASGTARALRIEGDSMQPFDWADWRGLPVAEGHAGIGTPRGPVLIPTVIVLSRFDRVPMHRPKFGFRALWERDGGRCQYTGRKLTPAEANIDHVLPRSRGGTDDWGNCVLSDKAINSRKGARTPSEAGLRLLSQPRIPRAVPVTQRIRNLWNIPDWDHFLPLAE; encoded by the coding sequence ATGACCTTCCCCGACATCCATCGCTCGACCGTCCTGGTATTGAACCGCTTCTGGCAGGCCATCGACACCGTCACACCCGTCGAAGCCTTCGGCCACCTCGCCTCCGGAACCGCCCGCGCCCTGCGCATTGAAGGCGATTCCATGCAGCCCTTTGACTGGGCGGACTGGCGGGGATTGCCGGTGGCGGAGGGGCATGCGGGCATCGGCACGCCTCGCGGCCCGGTGCTCATTCCCACGGTCATCGTGCTCAGTCGCTTCGACCGGGTGCCGATGCACCGGCCGAAATTCGGCTTCCGTGCACTGTGGGAGAGGGACGGCGGACGGTGCCAGTACACCGGCCGGAAGCTCACCCCGGCGGAAGCGAATATCGACCACGTCCTGCCACGGTCCCGGGGCGGGACCGACGATTGGGGGAACTGCGTCCTTTCCGACAAGGCGATCAACAGCCGAAAGGGCGCACGGACGCCCTCCGAAGCGGGCCTGCGCCTGCTATCCCAACCTCGTATCCCGCGCGCCGTGCCCGTCACGCAGCGGATCCGCAACCTCTGGAACATCCCTGACTGGGATCACTTCCTGCCACTCGCGGAGTAA
- a CDS encoding slipin family protein, with protein MNPIIIVSLFVTACVALIAWNVWVTTVVVRQHEAALLFQHGKLVRTLAAGRHWFLGTGYEVKRFDIRRSDLQVAGQEFLTADKAGLKVSAVVEYHIADPVAFSGVAENPLGSLYHAAQIALRDVIGSQDLEAIIDRKTDLSAALVVRVKSHAEDLGLALDGIHVKDIIIAGDLRKVFTEALTARQQSLVVLEKARAEAAAIRTLANAARVFEAHPALLQLKFLQAIEKAPGGIAQPLALGTAGHWLDFLKK; from the coding sequence ATGAATCCCATCATCATCGTCTCGCTCTTCGTGACCGCTTGCGTCGCGTTGATCGCTTGGAATGTCTGGGTGACCACCGTGGTCGTCCGTCAGCACGAGGCCGCCTTGCTCTTCCAGCATGGCAAGCTCGTCAGGACGCTCGCTGCCGGTCGTCACTGGTTTCTTGGCACGGGTTACGAGGTGAAACGCTTCGACATCCGTCGATCGGATCTCCAGGTCGCCGGTCAGGAGTTCCTCACCGCCGACAAGGCCGGACTGAAGGTCAGCGCCGTGGTCGAATACCACATCGCCGATCCGGTGGCTTTCTCGGGCGTGGCGGAAAATCCGCTGGGCTCGCTCTACCATGCGGCCCAGATCGCCTTGCGCGACGTGATCGGCAGCCAGGACCTGGAAGCCATCATTGATCGCAAGACCGACCTCTCGGCCGCCCTCGTCGTCCGGGTGAAATCCCACGCGGAAGACCTCGGCCTCGCGCTCGATGGCATCCACGTGAAGGACATCATCATCGCCGGTGATCTCCGGAAGGTCTTCACCGAAGCGCTCACCGCCCGGCAGCAGTCGCTCGTGGTCTTGGAAAAGGCCCGCGCGGAAGCCGCCGCCATCCGGACGCTTGCGAATGCGGCGCGGGTCTTCGAGGCCCATCCGGCATTGCTCCAGCTCAAGTTCCTCCAGGCCATCGAAAAGGCCCCGGGAGGAATTGCCCAACCTCTGGCACTCGGCACGGCCGGCCACTGGTTGGACTTCCTCAAGAAGTAG